From a region of the Phaseolus vulgaris cultivar G19833 chromosome 6, P. vulgaris v2.0, whole genome shotgun sequence genome:
- the LOC137832607 gene encoding dof zinc finger protein DOF2.1-like has protein sequence MGLSSKQVSNRGLDWDQNLLQAQNLELPKPTPMRKQQQQQTQPSEPLNCPRCDSINTKFCYYNNYNKSQPRHFCRACKRHWTKGGTLRNVPVGGGRKNKRVKKSTSATTTTSNGSNMDGELTTHLTIPPLAVDDHKTTPSPLYRSLCLPQQNLTSTKVSEGRDFAIGNGIFLSSTLPLPQNQNLLFPFTTSNSFDTNTCAVSNSLQSSSVYNYGEEFKILEEPTVNSTIPSSGGGNRTQPWEIAATSSGLEMSNYWSWEDIDSLVSTDPNNPWDDSDIKP, from the coding sequence ATGGGCTTGAGTTCTAAGCAGGTTTCTAATAGAGGGCTTGATTGGGACCAGAATTTGTTGCAGGCTCAAAACTTGGAGCTCCCAAAGCCTACTCCTATGAGGAAACAACAGCAGCAACAAACTCAGCCATCAGAGCCTTTGAATTGTCCAAGATGTGACTCCATTAACACCAAATTCTGTTACTACAACAACTACAACAAGTCTCAACCTCGCCATTTCTGCAGAGCTTGCAAGAGGCACTGGACTAAAGGTGGAACTCTGCGCAACGTTCCTGTTGGTGGTGGTAGAAAGAATAAGCGAGTCAAGAAATCAACCTCAGCTACAACCACCACCTCAAATGGCAGCAACATGGATGGTGAGTTGACAACCCACCTCACAATTCCTCCTCTTGCAGTGGATGATCACAAAACCACACCTTCCCCTCTCTACCGATCCTTGTGCTTGCCACAACAGAATCTGACGAGTACCAAAGTTTCAGAAGGCAGAGACTTTGCTATTGGCAATGGAATCTTTCTGAGTTCAACTCTGCCTTTACCTCAAAACCAAAACCTTCTCTTCCCTTTCACAACCTCAAACTCTTTTGACACAAACACATGTGCAGTATCCAACTCTTTGCAATCTTCCAGTGTGTATAACTACGGTGAAGAGTTTAAAATACTGGAGGAGCCAACCGTCAACAGTACAATTCCCAGCAGTGGTGGTGGCAACAGGACACAGCCATGGGAGATAGCAGCAACAAGTTCTGGTTTGGAAATGTCCAACTATTGGAGTTGGGAGGACATTGATTCGTTGGTCTCAACTGATCCAAATAATCCTTGGGATGATTCTGACATCAAACCCTGA
- the LOC137832624 gene encoding stem-specific protein TSJT1-like, whose translation MLGIFREKLVNAPKELNSPASLNSCTKPKLSNEILKDFMSCNSSNAFSMCFGNDALLAHSPSNNPSIHHRLFSGLDDIYCVFLGGLDNLSKVNKQYGLSKGTNEAMFITEAYRTLRDRGPYPADQVLVELEGSFGFVIYDNKHGTVFVASGSNGQIGLYWGVAADGSVVISDNVDLIKASCAKSFAPFPTGCMFHSEHGLMNFEHPRRKMKAMPRIDSEGVMCGANFNVDSQAKIQMMPRVGSEANWATWGI comes from the exons ATGTTGGGAATTTTCAGGGAGAAGTTGGTTAATGCACCCAAGGAGCTGAACAGTCCAGCTTCTTTGAATTCGTGCACTAAGCCCAAGCTAAGCAATGAAATCCTGAAGGATTTCATGTCTTGCAATTCCTCCAATGCTTTCTCCATGTGCTTTGGAAATGATGCTTTGCTGGCCCATTCCCCTTCAAACAACCCCTCCATTCATCACAG GTTGTTTAGTGGTTTGGATGACATATACTGCGTTTTCCTGGGTGGGTTGGACAACCTTAGCAAGGTGAACAAGCAGTATGGGCTATCAAAGGGAACAAATGAGGCCATGTTTATCACTGAAGCATATCGCACACTTCGAGACAGGGGTCCATACCCTGCTGATCAAGTCCTCGTAGAACTCGAAGGAAGTTTTGGATTTGTGATCTATGACAACAAGCATGGAACAGTTTTTGTTGCATCT GGTTCCAATGGCCAGATTGGGCTCTACTGGGGTGTTGCAGCTGATGGTTCGGTAGTAATCTCTGACAATGTGGACCTTATAAAAGCAAGCTGTGCTAAATCATTCGCACCATTTCCAACTG GGTGTATGTTTCATAGTGAGCATGGTCTGATGAACTTTGAACATCCAAGGAGGAAGATGAAAGCAATGCCAAGAATTGACAGCGAGGGGGTTATGTGTGGGGCAAACTTCAACGTTGACTCTCAAGCAAAGATCCAAATGATGCCGCGTGTTGGAAGTGAAGCTAACTGGGCTACTTGGGGAATATGA
- the LOC137832608 gene encoding LOW QUALITY PROTEIN: polyphenol oxidase, chloroplastic-like (The sequence of the model RefSeq protein was modified relative to this genomic sequence to represent the inferred CDS: inserted 1 base in 1 codon): MASISYLSFVSSVNNVSPNSITPPSSLHPFSQFQSAKTRKPKHNHIPRVTCRGNPNHQTPNPSEEQLPHIVENRRNVLLGLGGLCGAVTLNNNPFAFAAPVLPPDLTTCGPPDLAEGVKPINCCPPSSKIIDFKFPPSNQPLRVRPAAHLVTDDYLAKYKKALDLMKKLPSNDPRSFMQQANVHCAYCDGAYHQVGFPDLDLQVHNSWLFFPFHRWYLYFYERILGSLINDPTFALPFWNWDAPKGMQLPSIYADPKSPLYDPLRNSNHQPPTLVDLDFDIEDPDADGKISSNLTIMYRQVVSNGKTPRLFLGNAYRAGDEPDPGGGSVENVPHGPVHVWTGDIDQPNIENMGTFYSAARDPIFFSHHSNIDRMWSIWKTLGGKRRDFSDSDWLESGLLFYDEDKNLVRVKVKDCLDTTKLGYVYQDVDVPWLNSRPTPVKSRARKVAVTQNFGVGAARAAETSRNVKFPLVLDSVVSTRVQRPKKSRSKKAKEEEEEVLVIEGIEFDRNTPVKFDVFVNDEDDKVIRPDNTEFAGSFVSVAHTHKHKNKSMKTCLRLGLTDLLEELEADDDDSVXLTLVPRYGKGLVKITNIKIELISD, translated from the exons ATGGCTTCTATCTCTTATCTTTCTTTTGTTTCCTCAGTTAATAACGTCTCTCCCAACTCCATCACTCCCCCTTCTTCCTTGCATCCATTTTCACAATTCCAATCAGCTAAAACTAGAAAGCCAAAGCACAATCACATTCCCAGAGTGACATGCAGAGGAAATCCGAATCATCAAACACCAAACCCTTCTGAAGAACAACTCCCACATATTGTAGAAAACAGGAGGAACGTTCTACTTggcctaggagggctttgtggAGCTGTTACTCTCAACAACAACCCTTTTGCTTTTGCAGCTCCGGTTTTACCTCCCGATCTAACCACATGTGGTCCACCAGACCTAGCCGAAGGTGTAAAACCCATCAATTGTTGCCCCCCATCTTCCAAAATCATTGATTTCAAGTTCCCTCCCTCTAACCAACCCTTACGTGTCAGACCAGCAGCACATTTGGTCACTGATGACTACCTAGCCAAATACAAAAAAGCTCTTGACCTAATGAAAAAACTCCCATCCAATGACCCACGTAGTTTCATGCAGCAAGCCAACGTCCACTGTGCTTATTGTGACGGTGCATATCACCAAGTTGGGTTCCCTGACCTTGATCTCCAAGTCCACAACTCTTGGCTCTTCTTTCCCTTCCATCGATGGTATCTCTATTTCTACGAAAGAATCTTGGGGAGCTTGATCAACGACCCAACCTTCGCCCTCCCGTTTTGGAACTGGGATGCTCCCAAGGGCATGCAACTTCCTTCCATTTATGCAGACCCTAAATCACCTCTCTATGATCCTCTTCGCAATTCTAATCATCAACCTCCAACACTCGTTGACCTTGACTTCGACATTGAGGATCCTGATGCCGATGGAAAAATCTCCTCCAACCTTACCATAATGTATAGGCAAGTTGTGTCTAATGGGAAAACTCCTAGACTGTTCCTTGGAAATGCTTACCGTGCTGGAGATGAACCCGACCCGGGTGGTGGATCCGTAGAGAACGTTCCACATGGACCTGTTCATGTATGGACCGGTGATATCGACCAGCCCAACATTGAGAACATGGGAACTTTCTATTCGGCTGCAAGAGACCCCATTTTCTTCTCTCATCATTCCAATATAGATAGGATGTGGTCCATATGGAAAACACTTGGTGGGAAAAGAAGGGATTTCAGTGACTCGGATTGGTTAGAATCTGGGCTTCTCTTCTACGATGAGGATAAGAACCTTGTGCGTGTGAAGGTCAAGGATTGCCTTGACACCACAAAACTAGGGTATGTTTACCAAGATGTTGACGTTCCATGGTTAAACTCCAGGCCCACACCGGTTAAGTCAAGGGCTCGGAAGGTAGCAGTGACACAAAATTTTGGTGTTGGTGCAGCACGTGCCGCTGAGACTTCAAGGAATGTGAAGTTCCCACTGGTGTTGGATTCAGTTGTGAGCACAAGGGTTCAAAGGCCGAAGAAGTCGAGGAGCAAGAAGGCGAAGGAAGAGGAGGAAGAGGTTTTGGTGATCGAAGGGATTGAGTTTGATAGAAACACACCTGTGAAATTTGATGTGTTTGTTAATGACGAAGATGATAAGGTCATTCGACCAGATAATACAGAATTTGCAGGAAGTTTTGTGAGTGTGGCTCATACGCACAAGCACAAAAACAAGAGTATGAAAACTTGTTTGAGGCTGGGACTTACGGATTTGTTAGAGGAGTTGGAAGCTGACGATGATGACAGTG AGTTGACGCTTG